The proteins below are encoded in one region of Pseudomonas entomophila L48:
- a CDS encoding carbon-nitrogen hydrolase family protein — protein sequence MTSAVIQMVSQDDILANLQRARALLEQAAAGGARLAVLPENFAAMGRRDAAAIGRAEALGEGPILPWLKQAARDLRLWIVAGTLPLPPVGRPEHKAHACSLLVDEQGEIAARYDKLHLFDVDVADNRGRYRESDDYAHGDQVVVVDTPVGRLGLSVCYDLRFPELYSALRAAGAELISAPAAFTAVTGAAHWEVLIRARAIETQCYVLAAAQGGVHPGPRETHGQAAIVDPWGRIVAQQARGEAVLLATRDSEEQASIRARMPVVSHRRFFSQDALRPAHTSE from the coding sequence ATGACTTCAGCAGTGATCCAGATGGTCAGCCAGGACGATATCCTGGCCAACCTGCAACGCGCCCGGGCACTGCTCGAGCAGGCCGCGGCCGGTGGCGCGCGCCTGGCGGTATTGCCGGAAAACTTCGCCGCCATGGGCCGCCGTGACGCCGCCGCCATCGGCCGCGCCGAGGCGCTGGGCGAAGGGCCGATCCTGCCGTGGTTGAAACAGGCGGCCCGTGACCTCAGGTTATGGATTGTCGCCGGCACCTTGCCCTTGCCGCCGGTCGGTAGGCCGGAGCACAAGGCCCACGCCTGCTCGCTGCTGGTCGATGAGCAGGGCGAGATCGCCGCACGCTACGACAAGCTGCACCTGTTCGATGTGGACGTTGCCGACAACCGTGGTCGTTATCGCGAGTCCGACGACTACGCCCACGGCGACCAGGTGGTGGTGGTCGATACGCCGGTCGGGCGTCTCGGTTTGTCGGTGTGCTATGACCTGCGTTTCCCCGAGCTGTACAGCGCCTTGCGCGCCGCCGGGGCCGAGCTGATCAGCGCACCGGCGGCGTTCACTGCGGTGACTGGCGCGGCGCACTGGGAAGTGCTGATTCGCGCAAGGGCCATCGAAACCCAGTGCTATGTGCTGGCGGCCGCTCAGGGCGGTGTACATCCGGGGCCGAGGGAAACCCACGGCCAGGCGGCGATCGTCGACCCCTGGGGGCGGATCGTCGCGCAACAGGCGCGAGGTGAGGCAGTACTGCTGGCCACGCGCGACAGCGAAGAACAAGCGTCCATCCGGGCGCGCATGCCGGTGGTCAGCCACCGGCGCTTTTTCTCGCAGGACGCCTTGCGGCCTGCGCACACCTCGGAGTGA
- the tldD gene encoding metalloprotease TldD, translating to MSQMLSTVSEQLLAPGGLTLDSLQTVLGELAGPGIDAADLYFQGQISETWALEDGIVKEGSFNLDQGVGVRAQSGEKTGFAYSNAINLEALTSAARAARSISRAGQNGKVQAFRSQDVTALYAADNPLAVLSRAEKVELLKRVDAATRALDPRIQQVSVSMAGVWERILVAAADGSLAADVRPLVRFNVSVIVEQNGRRERGGQGGGGRTDYRYFSDERVMGYAREALRQALVNLEAIPAPAGTLPVVLGPGWSGVLLHEAVGHGLEGDFNRKGSSAFSGRIGEQVASKLCTIVDDGTLEGRRGSLSVDDEGTPTECTTLIENGVLKGYMQDKLNARLMGMAVTGNGRRESYAHLPMPRMTNTYMRAGESDPEEIIRSVKKGIYCANLGGGQVDITSGKFVFSTSEAYLIEDGKITAPVKGATLIGNGPEAMRGVSMVGNDLALDSGVGTCGKDGQSVPVGVGQPTLKLDAITVGGTGA from the coding sequence ATGAGCCAGATGTTATCCACCGTCAGCGAGCAGCTCCTGGCCCCGGGCGGCTTGACCCTCGATAGCCTGCAGACGGTGCTGGGCGAGTTGGCCGGCCCCGGCATCGACGCCGCCGACCTGTATTTCCAGGGCCAGATCTCGGAAACCTGGGCGCTGGAAGACGGCATCGTCAAGGAAGGCAGCTTCAACCTCGACCAGGGCGTGGGCGTGCGTGCCCAGTCCGGCGAGAAGACCGGTTTCGCCTACAGCAACGCGATCAACCTCGAGGCACTCACCTCGGCGGCCCGTGCCGCCCGTTCGATTTCGCGCGCCGGGCAGAACGGCAAGGTGCAGGCTTTCCGCAGCCAGGACGTGACCGCGCTGTATGCCGCCGACAACCCCCTCGCGGTGCTCAGCCGGGCGGAAAAGGTCGAGCTGCTCAAGCGCGTCGACGCCGCCACCCGCGCCCTCGACCCGCGCATCCAGCAGGTCAGCGTGAGCATGGCCGGGGTTTGGGAACGTATCCTGGTGGCCGCCGCCGATGGCAGCCTGGCCGCCGATGTGCGCCCGTTGGTGCGCTTCAATGTCAGCGTGATCGTCGAGCAGAACGGTCGTCGCGAGCGCGGCGGGCAGGGCGGTGGCGGGCGTACCGATTACCGCTATTTCAGCGATGAGCGCGTGATGGGTTATGCCCGTGAGGCGCTGCGCCAGGCGCTGGTAAATCTTGAAGCGATTCCGGCACCGGCCGGTACGCTGCCGGTGGTGCTTGGCCCGGGCTGGTCCGGTGTGCTGCTGCATGAAGCAGTCGGTCACGGCCTGGAAGGCGACTTCAACCGCAAGGGCAGTTCGGCGTTCAGTGGTCGTATCGGCGAGCAAGTGGCCTCGAAGCTGTGCACCATCGTCGACGACGGAACCCTGGAAGGGCGTCGAGGCTCGCTCAGTGTCGATGACGAAGGCACGCCGACCGAGTGCACCACGTTGATCGAGAACGGCGTGCTCAAGGGCTACATGCAGGACAAGCTCAATGCCCGTCTGATGGGCATGGCGGTCACCGGCAACGGTCGCCGCGAGTCCTACGCCCACCTGCCGATGCCGCGCATGACCAACACCTATATGCGTGCCGGCGAAAGCGACCCGGAGGAAATCATCCGGTCGGTGAAGAAGGGGATCTACTGCGCCAACCTTGGCGGCGGCCAGGTGGACATCACCAGCGGCAAGTTCGTGTTCTCCACCAGCGAGGCCTATCTGATCGAGGACGGCAAGATCACCGCGCCGGTGAAGGGCGCGACGTTGATCGGCAATGGTCCGGAGGCGATGCGCGGCGTGTCGATGGTCGGTAACGACCTGGCGCTGGACAGCGGCGTGGGCACCTGTGGGAAGGATGGGCAGTCAGTGCCGGTGGGGGTTGGCCAGCCGACCCTGAAGCTGGATGCGATTACCGTGGGTGGTACAGGGGCTTGA
- the yjgA gene encoding ribosome biogenesis factor YjgA — MVDSYDDAFDGEKSKTQIKRELHALVELGERLTTLKADTLARLPLTDELRKALDEASRHTAHGARKRHMSFVGKLMRVQDLDAIHAVLEQIDSSSRQYNERFHGLERWRDRLIDGNDEDLERFVNEFPDTDRQHLRSLIRHAQHEKARNKPPAAARKVFKYIRDLDETQRGLR; from the coding sequence ATGGTTGATTCTTACGACGACGCCTTCGATGGCGAAAAAAGCAAAACCCAGATCAAGCGCGAGCTGCATGCGCTGGTCGAACTCGGTGAGCGCCTCACCACCCTCAAGGCCGACACCCTGGCACGCCTGCCGCTGACCGACGAGCTGCGCAAGGCGCTGGACGAGGCCTCCCGGCACACCGCCCATGGCGCCCGCAAACGCCACATGTCGTTCGTCGGCAAGCTGATGCGCGTCCAGGATCTGGACGCCATCCACGCCGTGCTCGAGCAGATCGACAGCTCCAGCCGCCAGTACAACGAGCGCTTTCATGGCCTCGAGCGCTGGCGCGACCGCCTGATCGACGGTAACGACGAAGACCTCGAGCGTTTCGTCAACGAGTTCCCCGACACCGACCGCCAGCACCTGCGCTCGCTGATCCGTCATGCCCAGCACGAGAAAGCGCGGAACAAGCCGCCTGCCGCCGCGCGCAAAGTGTTCAAGTACATCCGCGACCTCGACGAGACCCAACGCGGCCTGCGTTGA
- the pmbA gene encoding metalloprotease PmbA: MSAVQSVGPKDLPALQEQVEAIVAEARRQGASACEVAVSLEQGLSTTVRQREVETVEFNRDQGFGITLYVGQRKGSASTSASGADAIRETVAAALAIAKHTSEDECSGLADAALMARDIPDLDLYHDWDIEPEKAIEMALACEAAAFDADKRIKNADGTTLNTHQGVRVYGNSHGFIGGYASTRHSLSCVMIAESDGQMQRDYWYDVNRQGQLLADPRSIGQRAAQRAASRLGARPVPTCEVPVLFSAELAGGLFGSFLSAISGGNLYRKSSFLEGTIGQRLFPTWLTLDERPHLPRALGSAAFDGDGLATYAKPFVDKGELVSYILGTYSGRKLKLPSTANSGGVHNLFVTHGVEDQAALIRRMGRGLLVTELMGHGLNMVTGDYSRGAAGFWVEHGEIQFPVQEVTIAGNMKDMFQQIVAIGSDIETRSNIHSGSVLIERMTVAGS, from the coding sequence ATGAGTGCAGTCCAGAGCGTAGGCCCCAAGGACCTGCCGGCGTTGCAGGAACAGGTCGAAGCGATCGTCGCCGAGGCGCGCCGCCAGGGGGCCAGTGCCTGCGAAGTGGCGGTGTCGCTGGAGCAGGGCCTGTCCACCACGGTGCGCCAGCGCGAGGTCGAGACCGTCGAGTTCAACCGCGACCAGGGCTTTGGCATCACCCTCTATGTCGGCCAGCGCAAGGGCTCGGCCAGCACCTCGGCCAGCGGCGCCGACGCCATTCGTGAAACGGTCGCGGCGGCGCTGGCGATCGCCAAGCATACCTCCGAGGATGAGTGCTCGGGCCTCGCTGACGCGGCGCTGATGGCGCGTGACATTCCGGATCTCGACCTCTATCACGACTGGGATATCGAGCCTGAAAAGGCCATCGAGATGGCGCTGGCGTGCGAGGCGGCTGCCTTCGACGCCGACAAACGCATCAAAAATGCCGACGGCACCACCCTCAATACCCACCAGGGCGTGCGGGTGTACGGCAACAGCCACGGTTTCATCGGCGGTTACGCCTCCACGCGCCACAGCCTGAGCTGCGTGATGATCGCCGAGAGCGACGGCCAGATGCAGCGTGACTACTGGTACGACGTCAATCGCCAGGGCCAGTTGCTGGCCGACCCGCGCAGCATCGGCCAGCGCGCCGCTCAGCGTGCGGCCAGCCGACTGGGCGCGCGTCCTGTGCCGACCTGCGAGGTGCCGGTACTGTTCTCGGCGGAATTGGCTGGCGGCCTGTTCGGCAGCTTCCTCTCGGCGATTTCCGGTGGCAACCTGTACCGCAAGTCATCGTTCCTCGAAGGCACCATTGGCCAGCGCCTGTTCCCCACCTGGCTGACCCTCGACGAACGCCCTCACCTTCCGCGTGCGCTGGGCAGCGCGGCATTCGACGGCGATGGCCTGGCCACCTACGCCAAGCCGTTCGTCGACAAGGGCGAGCTGGTGTCGTACATCCTGGGCACCTATTCCGGGCGCAAGCTGAAGCTGCCAAGCACCGCGAACTCCGGTGGCGTGCACAACCTGTTCGTCACCCATGGGGTCGAGGACCAGGCCGCGTTGATTCGCCGCATGGGGCGTGGCCTGCTGGTCACCGAGCTGATGGGGCATGGCCTGAACATGGTCACGGGGGATTACTCCCGTGGCGCGGCGGGCTTCTGGGTCGAGCATGGCGAGATTCAGTTCCCGGTTCAGGAAGTGACCATCGCCGGCAATATGAAGGATATGTTCCAGCAGATTGTAGCGATCGGCAGCGATATTGAAACCCGTAGCAATATCCATAGTGGTTCGGTGTTGATCGAGCGGATGACTGTCGCGGGGAGTTGA
- a CDS encoding class II fumarate hydratase, which produces MSDTRIERDSMGELQVPAQALYGAQTQRAVDNFPISGQPMPTQFIRALLLAKAAAAKANIELAQLSAGQGGAIVKAVEQLLAEDFIRHFPVDVFQTGSGTSSNMNANEVIATLASRVLGEPVNANDHVNCGQSSNDIIPTTIHVSAALALHEQLLPALRHLVQVIDAKAVEVHQYVKTGRTHLMDAMPVRMSQVLGGWAAQIKGALAHIESTLPSLQALAQGGTAVGTGINAHPQFAAGFARQLSGLTKVEFTPGQNLFALIGSQDTAVALSGQLKTTAVALMKIANDLRWMNSGPLAGLGEIELQGLQPGSSIMPGKVNPVIPEATAMVAAQVIGNDATIAVAGQSGNFELNVMLPVIARNLLESIELMANASRLLADKAIASFKVNEGKLKEALSRNPILVTALNPIIGYLKAAEIAKTAYKQGRPIIDVALEHTDLSRDQLEALLDPEKLTAGGI; this is translated from the coding sequence ATGAGTGATACCCGTATCGAGCGCGACAGCATGGGGGAACTGCAGGTGCCGGCCCAGGCCCTGTATGGTGCCCAGACCCAGCGCGCGGTCGACAACTTCCCGATCAGCGGCCAGCCGATGCCGACGCAGTTCATCCGTGCACTGCTGCTGGCCAAGGCTGCAGCGGCCAAGGCCAACATCGAGCTGGCGCAACTGAGCGCAGGGCAGGGCGGTGCAATCGTCAAGGCAGTGGAGCAATTGTTGGCCGAGGACTTCATCCGCCATTTCCCGGTGGATGTGTTCCAGACCGGTTCCGGCACCAGCTCGAACATGAACGCCAACGAAGTGATCGCCACCCTGGCCAGCCGTGTGCTGGGTGAACCGGTCAATGCCAACGACCACGTCAACTGTGGCCAGAGCAGCAACGACATCATCCCCACCACCATCCATGTCAGTGCTGCCCTGGCCTTGCATGAACAGTTGCTGCCCGCTTTGCGTCACCTGGTCCAGGTGATCGATGCCAAAGCCGTCGAGGTTCATCAGTACGTGAAGACCGGCCGCACCCACCTGATGGACGCCATGCCGGTGCGCATGAGCCAAGTGCTCGGTGGTTGGGCCGCACAGATCAAGGGCGCCCTGGCGCATATCGAGTCCACCCTGCCGAGCTTGCAGGCCCTGGCCCAAGGCGGCACCGCGGTGGGGACAGGAATCAACGCGCACCCACAATTCGCGGCAGGCTTTGCCCGTCAGCTGAGTGGGTTGACCAAGGTCGAGTTCACGCCGGGCCAGAACCTGTTCGCCCTGATCGGTTCCCAGGACACTGCCGTGGCACTGTCGGGCCAGCTGAAGACCACTGCCGTGGCACTGATGAAGATTGCCAACGACCTGCGCTGGATGAACTCCGGCCCGCTGGCCGGCCTGGGTGAAATCGAGCTGCAGGGCTTGCAGCCGGGCTCCTCGATCATGCCTGGCAAGGTCAACCCGGTGATTCCGGAGGCCACTGCCATGGTCGCCGCGCAAGTCATCGGCAACGACGCCACCATCGCCGTGGCGGGGCAGTCGGGCAACTTCGAGCTCAACGTGATGTTGCCGGTGATCGCCCGCAACCTGCTGGAAAGCATCGAGCTGATGGCCAACGCCAGCCGCCTGCTGGCCGACAAGGCCATCGCCAGCTTCAAGGTCAATGAAGGCAAGCTCAAGGAAGCGCTGTCGCGCAACCCGATCCTGGTCACCGCGCTGAACCCGATCATCGGTTACCTCAAGGCCGCCGAGATCGCCAAGACCGCCTACAAGCAGGGCCGTCCGATCATCGACGTGGCACTGGAGCATACCGACCTGTCGCGCGATCAGCTTGAAGCCCTGCTGGATCCGGAAAAACTCACCGCCGGCGGCATCTGA
- a CDS encoding superoxide dismutase, with amino-acid sequence MPHTLPALPYAYDALEPHIDTQTMEIHHSKHHQTYINNLNAALEGTEWAEWPVEQLVGAVKQLPEKLQGAVINQGGGHANHTLFWTVMSPKGGGQPQGQVAKAIDDQLGGFDAFKEAFTKAALTRFGSGWAWLSVTPQNTLVVESSGNQDSPLMHGNTPILGLDVWEHAYYLKYQNRRPEYIGAFYNVVDWSEVERRYLEALK; translated from the coding sequence ATGCCCCATACCTTGCCTGCATTACCTTACGCCTACGATGCACTGGAACCGCACATCGACACCCAGACCATGGAGATCCACCACAGCAAGCACCACCAGACCTACATCAACAACCTCAATGCCGCCCTTGAGGGCACCGAGTGGGCCGAATGGCCGGTGGAGCAGTTGGTCGGCGCGGTCAAGCAATTGCCCGAGAAGCTGCAGGGCGCGGTGATCAACCAGGGCGGTGGTCATGCCAACCACACCCTGTTCTGGACGGTCATGTCGCCCAAGGGCGGCGGGCAGCCACAAGGGCAGGTAGCAAAGGCCATCGATGATCAGCTCGGTGGCTTTGACGCGTTCAAGGAGGCGTTCACCAAGGCTGCGCTGACCCGTTTCGGCAGCGGTTGGGCCTGGCTCAGTGTCACACCGCAGAACACGTTGGTGGTGGAGAGCAGCGGCAACCAGGACAGCCCGCTGATGCACGGCAACACACCGATCCTCGGCTTGGATGTCTGGGAACACGCCTATTACCTGAAATACCAGAACCGTCGCCCGGAATACATCGGTGCCTTCTATAACGTGGTCGACTGGTCCGAAGTGGAACGTCGCTACCTTGAAGCCTTGAAGTGA
- a CDS encoding ZIP family metal transporter has translation MRSQVLSVSSVRLFRLALGTLLLLVGAALLAARGIAWLELEPRMLRALEGGALCALGTALGAVPVLVIRNMPVALADTLLGFGAGVMLAATAFSLIIPGLDAAQAVGFSPWGAGGLISSGLLFGALCLFLVDLKVSGASPEALVGTEQQPVIAARIWLFVIAIIAHNIPEGMAIGVSAGGGMPDADSLAMGIALQDVPEGLVIALVLAGAGMPRFKAFLIGAASGLVEPLAAVICAWLVNVAELLLPLGLACAAGAMLLVVTQEIIPESRSNGHHRLASLGLCVGFCLMMVMDTAMS, from the coding sequence ATGCGCTCGCAGGTGTTGTCTGTCAGCAGTGTGCGCCTGTTCCGCCTGGCGCTGGGGACCTTGCTGTTGCTGGTCGGCGCGGCGTTGCTCGCGGCCCGTGGCATTGCCTGGTTGGAGCTGGAGCCACGCATGTTGCGCGCCCTGGAGGGGGGAGCACTGTGTGCATTGGGGACGGCGCTGGGTGCGGTACCGGTGTTGGTCATTCGCAACATGCCGGTGGCGTTGGCCGACACGCTGCTGGGCTTTGGTGCGGGGGTGATGCTGGCGGCCACGGCATTCTCCCTGATCATCCCAGGGCTGGACGCCGCCCAGGCGGTCGGTTTCAGCCCTTGGGGGGCGGGTGGTCTGATCAGCAGTGGCCTGCTGTTCGGGGCGCTGTGCCTGTTCCTGGTCGACCTGAAGGTCTCCGGTGCCTCGCCGGAGGCATTGGTCGGCACCGAGCAGCAGCCGGTGATTGCCGCACGGATCTGGCTGTTCGTCATCGCCATCATTGCCCACAACATTCCCGAGGGCATGGCCATCGGTGTTTCCGCTGGGGGCGGTATGCCCGATGCCGACAGCCTGGCCATGGGCATTGCTCTGCAGGATGTACCGGAAGGGTTGGTGATCGCCCTGGTGCTGGCGGGGGCGGGGATGCCGCGCTTCAAGGCCTTCCTGATCGGCGCCGCATCCGGGTTGGTCGAGCCGCTGGCGGCGGTGATCTGCGCCTGGCTGGTGAATGTCGCCGAGTTGCTGCTGCCGTTGGGGCTTGCTTGCGCGGCGGGGGCAATGCTGCTGGTAGTGACCCAGGAGATCATCCCGGAGTCACGCAGCAATGGCCATCACCGGTTGGCGAGCCTGGGGCTGTGTGTCGGGTTCTGCCTGATGATGGTGATGGATACGGCGATGTCGTGA
- a CDS encoding HPr family phosphocarrier protein, whose translation MPAREITIINKLGLHARAAAKFVGVAGRFPCQVRVGRAPDKLVDGKSIMAVMMLAAGKGTQVHLATEGEQDNDAMDALVALINNFFDEGE comes from the coding sequence ATGCCCGCCCGCGAAATCACCATCATCAACAAGCTGGGCCTGCACGCCCGGGCGGCCGCCAAGTTCGTCGGCGTGGCCGGGCGCTTCCCCTGCCAGGTGCGCGTCGGGCGCGCGCCGGACAAACTGGTGGATGGCAAGAGCATCATGGCCGTGATGATGTTGGCAGCCGGCAAGGGCACCCAGGTGCACCTGGCCACCGAAGGCGAGCAGGACAACGACGCCATGGATGCACTGGTGGCGCTGATCAACAACTTCTTCGACGAAGGTGAGTGA
- the rapZ gene encoding RNase adapter RapZ, giving the protein MRLIIVSGRSGSGKSTALDVLEDNGYYCIDNLPAGLLPQLAENALINTELQQPKVAVSIDARNLPSHLTRFPELLEEARTRHIQCDVLYLDADEDTLLKRFSETRRRHPLTNANRSLAEAIRVESELLGPIADLADLKIDTTSLNLYQLRDSIKLRLLNQPEPGTAFLVESFGFKRGMPVDADLVFDVRCLPNPYWKPELREHSGLEQPVIDYLAAQPDVEEMFQDISTYLLKWLPRFAASNRAYVTIAIGCTGGHHRSVYITERLGQLLQQSLKNVQVRHRDL; this is encoded by the coding sequence ATGCGCCTGATCATCGTCAGCGGCCGCTCCGGCTCCGGCAAGAGCACCGCCCTCGACGTACTGGAAGACAACGGTTACTACTGCATCGACAACCTGCCCGCCGGGTTGCTGCCGCAGTTGGCGGAAAACGCATTGATCAACACTGAGCTGCAGCAACCCAAGGTGGCTGTCTCGATCGATGCGCGTAACCTGCCGAGCCATCTGACCCGCTTTCCAGAGCTACTGGAGGAAGCGCGTACCCGGCACATCCAGTGCGACGTGCTTTATCTGGACGCTGACGAAGACACGCTGCTCAAGCGCTTTTCCGAAACCCGCCGTCGCCACCCGCTGACCAATGCCAATCGTTCGCTGGCCGAGGCGATCCGGGTGGAGAGCGAACTGCTGGGGCCCATCGCAGACCTCGCCGATCTCAAGATCGACACCACCAGCTTGAATCTTTACCAGCTGCGTGACTCGATCAAGCTGCGCCTGCTCAACCAGCCGGAACCTGGCACCGCATTCCTCGTCGAGTCGTTCGGTTTCAAGCGCGGCATGCCCGTTGACGCCGACCTGGTGTTCGATGTGCGCTGCCTGCCCAACCCTTACTGGAAACCGGAACTTCGTGAGCATTCCGGGCTCGAACAGCCAGTAATCGACTATCTGGCCGCACAGCCGGATGTCGAGGAAATGTTCCAGGACATCTCCACCTACCTGCTCAAATGGCTGCCGCGCTTCGCCGCCAGCAATCGCGCCTATGTCACCATCGCCATCGGCTGTACTGGCGGCCACCATCGCTCGGTGTACATCACCGAACGGCTGGGCCAGTTGCTCCAGCAATCCCTGAAAAACGTCCAGGTCCGCCACCGCGACCTCTAG
- the ptsN gene encoding PTS IIA-like nitrogen regulatory protein PtsN, with protein MIRLETILTPGRSLVNVPGGSKKRALEKVANLIAEQVPELEMQDVFEKLVAREKLGSTGFGNGIAIPHCRLEGCTAPVSALLHLDAPIDYDAIDGAPVDLLFVLLVPEAATDAHLELLRQIASMLDRKEVRDRLRGAASNEALYQVVLDVQNEA; from the coding sequence ATGATCCGACTTGAAACCATCCTGACCCCCGGCCGTTCCCTCGTGAACGTGCCGGGTGGCAGCAAGAAACGCGCCCTGGAAAAGGTCGCCAACCTGATCGCCGAGCAAGTACCCGAGCTGGAGATGCAAGACGTCTTCGAAAAGCTCGTCGCTCGTGAAAAACTGGGCTCCACCGGCTTCGGCAATGGCATCGCCATCCCGCACTGCCGGCTCGAAGGCTGCACCGCGCCCGTCAGCGCCCTGCTGCATCTGGATGCCCCCATCGATTACGACGCCATCGACGGCGCCCCCGTTGACCTGCTGTTCGTCCTGCTGGTTCCGGAAGCCGCCACCGATGCCCACCTTGAACTGCTGCGCCAGATCGCCAGCATGCTCGATCGCAAGGAGGTTCGCGATCGCCTGCGCGGCGCGGCCAGCAACGAGGCTCTGTACCAGGTAGTCCTGGACGTGCAGAACGAGGCCTGA
- the hpf gene encoding ribosome hibernation-promoting factor, HPF/YfiA family, translating into MQVNISGQHVEVTQPLRDYVLEKLARVEGHFDKITNATVIMKVEKLQQKVEATLQIPGGEVVANAEHQDMYAAIDALADKLDRQLKKHKEKQQSLLQGAAAR; encoded by the coding sequence ATGCAAGTCAACATCAGTGGACAGCATGTAGAAGTCACCCAACCACTGCGCGATTACGTGCTTGAAAAGCTCGCCCGGGTGGAGGGTCATTTCGACAAGATCACCAATGCCACGGTGATCATGAAAGTCGAGAAGCTACAGCAGAAGGTTGAAGCCACACTCCAGATACCCGGTGGCGAAGTGGTCGCCAACGCCGAACACCAAGACATGTATGCAGCGATCGACGCCCTGGCTGACAAGCTCGACCGCCAACTGAAAAAACACAAGGAAAAACAGCAAAGCCTGCTGCAAGGTGCAGCCGCCCGCTGA
- a CDS encoding RNA polymerase factor sigma-54 translates to MKPSLVLKMGQQLTMTPQLQQAIRLLQLSTLDLQQEIQEALESNPMLERQEDGDDFDNSDPMADNAENKPAAEVQDNSFQETTSSSAETLEDGEWAERIPNELPVDTAWEDIYQTSASSLPSNDDDEWDFTTRTSVGESLQSHLLWQLNLAPMSDTDRLIAVTLIDSINEQGYLEDSLDEICTGFDPELDIELDEVEAVLHRIQQFEPAGIGARSLGECLLLQLRQLPASTPWMSEAKRLVTDFIDLLGSRDYSQLMRRMKLKEDELRQVIELVQTLNPRPGSQIESSEPEYVVPDVIVRKDSERWLVELNQEAIPRLRVNPQYAGFVRRADTSADNTFMRNQLQEARWFIKSLQSRNETLMKVATQIVEHQRGFLDHGDEAMKPLVLHDIAEAVGMHESTISRVTTQKYMHTPRGIYELKYFFSSHVSTAEGGECSSTAIRAIIKKLVAAENQKKPLSDSKIAGLLEAQGIQVARRTVAKYRESLGIAPSSERKRLM, encoded by the coding sequence ATGAAACCATCGCTCGTCCTAAAAATGGGCCAGCAACTGACGATGACCCCGCAGTTGCAACAGGCCATTCGTCTGCTTCAGCTCTCCACCCTGGACCTTCAGCAGGAAATCCAGGAAGCGCTGGAGTCCAACCCGATGCTCGAACGTCAGGAAGACGGCGACGACTTCGACAACAGCGACCCGATGGCGGACAACGCCGAGAACAAGCCGGCCGCCGAAGTCCAGGACAACAGCTTCCAGGAAACCACCAGCAGCAGCGCGGAAACCCTGGAAGATGGCGAGTGGGCCGAGCGGATCCCCAACGAACTGCCGGTCGACACGGCTTGGGAAGACATCTACCAGACCAGCGCCAGCAGCCTTCCCAGCAATGACGACGACGAGTGGGACTTCACCACCCGCACCTCGGTCGGCGAGAGCCTGCAGAGCCACCTGCTGTGGCAACTGAACCTGGCGCCGATGTCCGACACCGACCGCCTGATCGCCGTCACCCTGATCGACAGCATCAACGAGCAAGGCTATCTCGAAGACTCGCTCGACGAGATCTGCACCGGCTTCGACCCAGAGCTCGATATCGAGCTGGATGAGGTCGAGGCGGTACTGCATCGCATCCAGCAATTCGAACCCGCCGGCATCGGCGCCCGCTCGCTGGGTGAGTGTCTACTGCTGCAGTTGCGCCAGCTGCCGGCATCGACGCCCTGGATGAGCGAAGCAAAACGCCTGGTTACCGACTTCATCGACCTGCTCGGCAGCCGTGACTACAGCCAGCTGATGCGGCGCATGAAGCTCAAGGAAGACGAATTGCGCCAGGTGATCGAACTGGTGCAGACACTCAACCCGCGCCCCGGCTCGCAGATCGAGTCCAGCGAGCCGGAGTACGTGGTCCCGGACGTCATCGTGCGCAAGGACAGCGAGCGCTGGCTGGTCGAGCTCAACCAGGAGGCCATCCCGCGCCTGCGCGTCAACCCGCAGTACGCCGGGTTCGTCCGTCGCGCCGACACCAGCGCCGACAACACCTTCATGCGCAACCAGTTGCAGGAAGCGCGCTGGTTCATCAAGAGCCTGCAGAGCCGCAACGAGACGCTGATGAAGGTGGCGACGCAGATCGTCGAGCATCAGCGCGGCTTCCTCGACCATGGCGACGAAGCCATGAAACCCTTGGTGTTGCATGACATCGCCGAAGCCGTGGGCATGCACGAGTCGACCATTTCCAGGGTCACCACGCAGAAATACATGCACACGCCGCGTGGCATCTACGAACTGAAATACTTTTTCTCCAGCCACGTGAGCACTGCCGAAGGCGGTGAATGCTCGTCCACGGCGATCCGCGCGATCATCAAGAAACTGGTAGCGGCGGAAAATCAGAAAAAGCCATTGAGTGACAGCAAGATCGCTGGTTTACTGGAGGCACAAGGCATCCAGGTAGCCCGTCGCACCGTCGCCAAGTACCGCGAGTCGTTGGGGATCGCCCCGTCGAGCGAGCGCAAGCGACTGATGTAG